A stretch of the Actinoalloteichus fjordicus genome encodes the following:
- a CDS encoding NAD-dependent epimerase/dehydratase family protein has translation MTLLITGACGTIGSHVAADLAAQGIPLRLLDRRLPDAGPPEGAEFIQADLREQSVVEQAASGCSAVIHLAGVTQEGPFAEMVEHNITGTHHVLEAARRQRVLRVVLASSHHVTGLSPVGCSALLAPDSFYAVSKVTTEALGHLYAHKTDIQVVAVRIGSYRSQPTEPRHRATWLSSRDATALLYSAATRPLNSPFLTVYGSSRNTESWWPRTGWDVLGYQPADNAAQHPETGPLTDRFMGGAFAEHDLPT, from the coding sequence GTGACGTTGCTGATCACCGGGGCCTGCGGGACCATCGGCAGCCACGTGGCCGCCGACCTCGCCGCCCAGGGGATACCCCTGCGTCTGCTGGACCGGCGGCTCCCGGACGCCGGTCCGCCAGAGGGTGCCGAGTTCATCCAGGCCGACCTGCGTGAGCAGTCCGTGGTGGAGCAGGCTGCCTCCGGGTGCTCTGCAGTCATCCACCTCGCGGGTGTCACTCAGGAGGGGCCGTTCGCCGAGATGGTCGAGCACAACATCACCGGCACCCACCACGTGCTGGAAGCGGCCCGCCGACAGCGGGTGCTGCGGGTGGTGCTGGCCAGCAGCCACCACGTTACCGGCCTGAGCCCCGTCGGCTGTTCGGCGCTGCTGGCGCCAGACAGCTTCTACGCCGTCAGCAAGGTCACCACCGAGGCCCTGGGCCACCTCTACGCCCACAAGACCGACATACAGGTCGTCGCCGTTCGTATCGGCAGCTACCGCTCCCAGCCCACCGAGCCCCGCCACCGGGCGACCTGGCTCAGCTCTCGGGACGCCACCGCCCTGCTGTACTCCGCCGCCACCCGGCCCCTGAACTCCCCGTTCCTTACCGTGTACGGCTCCTCGCGTAACACGGAGTCCTGGTGGCCGCGCACTGGCTGGGACGTCCTCGGCTACCAGCCCGCCGACAACGCCGCCCAGCATCCCGAAACCGGGCCGCTTACCGACCGCTTCATGGGCGGCGCCTTCGCCGAGCACGACCTCCCAACGTGA
- a CDS encoding DUF397 domain-containing protein, producing MIDTSALSRANWRTSSHSGGNGGECVEIGHASGLVGIRDSKHRKGGTLAVTLETFGALIVSIKEGHLD from the coding sequence ATGATCGACACTTCAGCGCTGTCTCGCGCGAACTGGCGAACCAGCAGTCACAGCGGCGGCAACGGCGGCGAATGCGTCGAGATCGGCCATGCCTCCGGCCTCGTCGGCATCCGAGATAGCAAGCACCGCAAGGGCGGGACGCTCGCGGTCACGCTGGAGACGTTCGGCGCCCTGATCGTCTCGATCAAGGAAGGGCACCTGGACTGA
- a CDS encoding helix-turn-helix domain-containing protein, with translation MTHALHEARRSLGQQLRDLRKDAGLTGRGLAALAGWHSSKISKIEHGGQTPSEEDIRAWCQHSSADSQIPDLIAAVRNIESMYVEWRRVLRTGTRRRQSASRRLESSTRIMRWYEPVLIPGLLQTAEYAREVMRPVIEFYAVPDDLDSGVEERMERQKILRRDDRRFHFIISQQALRTTVGSTETMIGQLNRLLTARSLPRVSFGIIPDNAEYRTPTNQFIIFDRHLIQVETISAELSISQPREIALYDKAFRQLARQAVTGVAAVSLINTALDELQAQR, from the coding sequence GTGACGCACGCCCTCCACGAAGCACGACGCTCCCTCGGCCAGCAGCTACGTGATCTACGCAAAGACGCGGGGCTGACCGGCCGAGGCCTGGCTGCCCTCGCTGGTTGGCATAGCTCGAAGATCTCCAAGATCGAACATGGCGGGCAGACCCCATCCGAGGAAGACATTCGCGCCTGGTGTCAGCACAGCTCAGCCGACAGCCAGATTCCTGATCTGATCGCCGCCGTCCGCAACATCGAGTCAATGTACGTAGAATGGCGGCGAGTGCTGCGCACTGGGACGCGCCGCCGCCAAAGCGCGTCGCGACGACTGGAGTCGAGTACCAGGATAATGCGATGGTACGAACCGGTCCTCATACCGGGACTGCTACAGACGGCCGAGTATGCCCGCGAAGTCATGCGTCCCGTGATCGAGTTCTACGCAGTCCCGGATGATCTCGACTCGGGTGTCGAGGAACGCATGGAACGGCAAAAGATTCTCCGGCGTGACGATCGCCGCTTTCATTTCATCATCAGCCAACAGGCCTTGAGGACGACGGTGGGCAGCACCGAGACCATGATCGGCCAGCTGAATCGACTTTTGACCGCACGGTCACTTCCTCGCGTCAGTTTCGGAATTATCCCAGACAATGCCGAATACCGGACACCGACAAATCAATTCATCATCTTCGACAGACACCTCATTCAAGTGGAGACGATTTCAGCTGAACTGAGCATAAGTCAGCCACGAGAAATCGCACTCTACGATAAGGCTTTTCGGCAACTCGCCCGGCAGGCAGTCACCGGGGTGGCGGCCGTATCACTGATCAACACCGCCCTCGATGAGCTTCAGGCACAGCGATGA
- a CDS encoding winged helix-turn-helix transcriptional regulator has translation MDDFDTSNDVFLADCPARLAVEIIADKWAVVVLYALSKGPRRHGVLIDLIGGISKKVLTETVRRLARHGLVERHAFREVPRRVEYELTELGQTLIEPIRVLTRWSEDNGAAILAAQEESDARSAPAEARA, from the coding sequence GTGGACGACTTCGACACCTCCAACGACGTCTTCCTCGCCGACTGCCCCGCCCGGCTGGCCGTGGAGATCATCGCCGACAAATGGGCCGTGGTCGTGCTCTACGCCCTGAGCAAGGGCCCCCGGCGGCACGGCGTGCTGATCGACCTGATCGGCGGAATCTCCAAGAAGGTGCTCACCGAGACGGTGCGCAGACTCGCCCGGCACGGCCTCGTCGAACGGCATGCGTTCCGCGAAGTGCCGAGGAGGGTCGAGTACGAGCTGACCGAGCTGGGTCAGACGCTGATCGAGCCCATCAGGGTGTTGACCCGCTGGTCGGAGGACAACGGCGCCGCGATTCTGGCCGCGCAGGAGGAGTCCGACGCCCGTTCGGCCCCGGCCGAGGCGAGGGCCTGA
- a CDS encoding IclR family transcriptional regulator: MAAPADLPDEARQAEGAPEPESSERPGGVRDVKSAARTLELLELLAARQNRPARLRELSEALGMPRSSCYALLRTLAKYGWVRTDTSGTMYGIGIRALIAGTSYLDTDPYLRIAKPVLDHLGEQLDETFHFGRLDGTDVVYLATRESGQYLRPYSRVGRRLPAYSTSLGKALLAERPAEELANHLPPTLAALTPHTLTDREALVEDLAHTRERGYAVDQQENSVGLHCVALPMRYATPPLDAISCSVPLARLTPAREADIVAAMRRAREEMERSATSVAMGIAGGI, encoded by the coding sequence ATGGCTGCACCGGCCGACCTTCCCGACGAGGCACGGCAGGCCGAGGGCGCGCCCGAGCCGGAGTCCAGCGAGCGACCAGGCGGCGTGCGGGACGTGAAGTCCGCCGCCCGCACGCTAGAACTACTCGAACTGCTGGCCGCAAGACAGAACCGGCCCGCCAGGCTTCGCGAGCTGAGCGAGGCGCTCGGGATGCCCCGAAGCAGCTGTTATGCGTTGCTGCGCACGCTGGCGAAGTACGGCTGGGTGCGCACCGACACCTCCGGGACGATGTACGGCATCGGCATCCGGGCGTTGATCGCGGGAACGAGCTACCTGGACACCGATCCGTATCTGCGGATCGCCAAGCCGGTGTTGGACCACCTCGGCGAGCAGCTCGACGAGACCTTCCACTTCGGCAGGCTCGACGGCACCGACGTGGTGTACCTCGCCACCCGCGAATCGGGTCAGTACCTCCGCCCGTACAGCAGGGTGGGCCGCAGACTGCCCGCCTACTCGACGTCGCTCGGCAAGGCGCTGCTGGCCGAACGTCCCGCCGAGGAGCTGGCGAATCATCTGCCGCCGACCCTGGCCGCGCTGACCCCGCACACCCTGACCGACCGGGAGGCGCTGGTCGAGGACCTGGCCCACACGAGGGAACGCGGCTACGCCGTCGACCAGCAGGAGAACAGCGTCGGCCTGCACTGCGTCGCGCTGCCGATGCGCTACGCGACCCCGCCGCTGGACGCCATCAGCTGCTCGGTCCCCCTGGCCCGACTGACTCCCGCACGCGAGGCCGACATCGTCGCCGCGATGCGCCGGGCCCGCGAGGAGATGGAACGCTCGGCGACGTCGGTCGCGATGGGCATCGCGGGCGGAATCTGA
- a CDS encoding TIGR03618 family F420-dependent PPOX class oxidoreductase has translation MTSLVLPESTHRLFDRALNVVFITIDPDGSPQASLMWVSRDGDELVFGVESSRRKVRNLRRDPRVTLVIEDEEDSPVGLRQHLVVHGTVRFEGPGIAQEFAAFMDRQARRYYGTDYPYPNRESDTTLIGRIGPTRIGGIGPWAG, from the coding sequence ATGACGAGCCTCGTGCTTCCCGAGAGCACCCACCGCCTGTTCGACCGAGCCCTCAACGTCGTCTTCATCACCATCGATCCCGACGGATCGCCCCAGGCCAGTCTGATGTGGGTGTCTCGCGACGGCGACGAACTCGTGTTCGGCGTCGAGAGCAGCAGGCGCAAGGTGCGCAACCTGCGTCGTGATCCGCGGGTCACGCTGGTGATCGAGGACGAGGAGGACTCGCCGGTCGGCCTGCGCCAGCATCTGGTCGTCCATGGCACGGTGCGGTTCGAGGGGCCGGGCATCGCCCAGGAGTTCGCCGCCTTCATGGACCGGCAGGCTCGGCGGTACTACGGCACCGACTATCCCTACCCCAACCGAGAGTCCGACACCACGCTGATCGGCCGGATCGGTCCGACTCGTATCGGCGGCATCGGCCCGTGGGCGGGCTGA
- a CDS encoding carboxymuconolactone decarboxylase family protein, protein MSARLNLFDNPVSAKALRHIVGAGKAVADSTLSAETQELVKIRVSQINGCGFCTDMHTKEAAHAGETAQRLHLIAVWREATVFTDAERAALALSEEATRIADAAGGVSDDVWANAAKYFDEDQLAALVSLIAFMNAVNRLNVIVQQPAGDYTIGQFG, encoded by the coding sequence ATGAGTGCTCGCTTGAACCTCTTCGACAACCCGGTCTCGGCCAAGGCGCTGCGGCACATCGTCGGGGCAGGCAAGGCGGTCGCGGATTCGACGTTATCCGCCGAGACGCAGGAATTGGTGAAGATCCGCGTCAGCCAGATCAACGGCTGTGGCTTCTGCACCGACATGCACACCAAAGAGGCCGCGCACGCAGGGGAGACCGCGCAGCGCCTCCACCTGATCGCGGTCTGGCGGGAGGCGACGGTGTTCACCGACGCTGAGCGCGCCGCCCTGGCACTCTCCGAGGAGGCCACCCGCATCGCCGACGCGGCCGGTGGTGTCTCGGACGACGTCTGGGCGAACGCCGCCAAGTACTTCGACGAGGATCAACTCGCCGCACTGGTGTCGCTGATCGCCTTCATGAACGCCGTGAACCGGCTGAACGTGATCGTTCAGCAGCCCGCAGGCGACTACACGATCGGCCAGTTCGGCTGA
- a CDS encoding TetR/AcrR family transcriptional regulator, with translation MADTEATTPRLRYRAQVREEIKDHARQQIAAAGTSALSLNAIAKQMGLSGPALYRYYASRDELITELIRDAYRSLADAVQQTAATEGADPRALAHTLRRWALADPHRYLLIYGTPIPGYHAPADTTAISGEIMSVLLDAYVTLPRRPPTPLAIHLHDHRHWAAGHWASPEVLHRALTFWTRLHGVLSLELAGHFTAMGFDPAQLFAAEVDDLVRR, from the coding sequence ATGGCCGACACCGAGGCAACGACCCCCCGTCTGCGCTACCGCGCTCAGGTACGCGAGGAGATCAAGGACCACGCGCGGCAGCAGATCGCCGCTGCGGGCACCTCCGCGCTCTCCCTCAACGCGATCGCCAAGCAGATGGGCCTGAGCGGCCCCGCGCTCTACCGGTACTACGCCAGCCGCGACGAGCTGATCACCGAACTCATCCGAGACGCCTACCGCAGCCTCGCCGACGCCGTCCAGCAGACCGCCGCGACCGAGGGCGCCGACCCGAGGGCCCTCGCCCACACCCTGCGACGCTGGGCGTTGGCCGACCCCCACCGATACCTGCTGATCTACGGCACCCCGATTCCGGGATACCACGCCCCCGCCGACACCACCGCCATCTCCGGCGAGATCATGAGCGTCCTGCTCGACGCGTATGTCACGCTGCCGAGACGGCCCCCGACACCGTTGGCCATCCACCTCCACGACCATCGGCACTGGGCGGCAGGCCACTGGGCGTCACCTGAGGTGCTGCATCGGGCCCTGACCTTCTGGACCCGACTCCACGGCGTCCTCTCCCTGGAACTCGCAGGCCACTTCACCGCCATGGGTTTCGACCCCGCACAGCTCTTCGCCGCCGAGGTGGACGACCTCGTCCGACGATGA
- a CDS encoding DUF6879 family protein, whose protein sequence is MELLQGEAFDALFRDFAREAFHLEVQDAYHTPEESGPFHQFLTGQADDFGWFQPWLDLVRTATAAGRVVRRARVVTVPHADYTRWGLTVAEHNIAAGEEIRWLPRHMIDPGRLSADDFWLFDDSLVVFTVFEPGGRFGGGAATSDSVIVDHCRAVRDRVWQAAIPHRQYRDTDHVTT, encoded by the coding sequence GTGGAGCTGCTACAGGGTGAGGCGTTCGACGCGCTCTTCCGCGACTTCGCACGGGAAGCGTTTCACCTGGAAGTCCAGGACGCCTACCACACGCCGGAGGAATCGGGGCCTTTCCATCAGTTTCTCACCGGCCAGGCCGATGACTTCGGTTGGTTTCAACCATGGCTCGACCTGGTCCGCACGGCGACCGCAGCAGGGCGGGTCGTTCGTCGAGCACGAGTGGTGACTGTGCCGCACGCCGACTACACGAGGTGGGGCCTCACCGTGGCCGAGCACAATATCGCCGCCGGCGAGGAGATCCGGTGGCTTCCTCGCCATATGATCGACCCCGGTAGATTGTCGGCCGACGACTTCTGGCTCTTCGACGATTCGCTCGTGGTGTTCACGGTCTTCGAACCCGGCGGTCGGTTCGGCGGCGGCGCGGCCACGAGCGACTCCGTCATCGTGGACCATTGCCGCGCGGTGCGCGATCGAGTCTGGCAGGCAGCGATCCCGCACCGTCAATACCGGGATACCGATCACGTCACGACGTAG
- a CDS encoding methyltransferase domain-containing protein, with amino-acid sequence MTTLDDNTSRLRTGLAEDLSSVLTSDVWRSAFLAVPRHLFAPRFAVYDAVHNSFDQHDVQDDDPVRRAKAMTAAYRDDTLITRFDDDGVPISSSTEPSLMAAMLEQLDIASGGRVLEIGTGTGYNAALLCVGLGDDVVTTIDVDPDLVADARTALAACGYTPDTRCGDGAVGVGDRAPFDRILATCGVDRVPSAWLAQLSEAGAILVNVSKGIVLLRRDGSGVSGRFLSQAGFMPLRSPHAADPISTSPRDVLAATEITPDSVDSMPASAVAGLPFVMASFFAALVAERSRLVSSGAEADAPDAYHWTHVASGSWARADLDADGVTIRQAGPRRLWTELVPILDAWHAAGRPGIDRFGLTVTAGGRHTLWLDEPANVLRDLG; translated from the coding sequence ATGACCACCCTTGACGACAACACCTCCCGGCTTCGGACTGGTCTCGCGGAGGACCTGTCGAGCGTCCTGACGTCTGACGTCTGGCGCAGTGCATTCCTCGCAGTTCCCCGGCACCTGTTCGCCCCGCGTTTCGCCGTGTACGACGCAGTCCACAACTCGTTCGACCAGCACGACGTCCAGGATGATGATCCGGTGCGCCGGGCGAAGGCGATGACTGCGGCCTACCGCGACGACACGCTGATCACGCGGTTCGACGACGACGGAGTCCCCATCAGTTCTTCCACCGAACCCAGCCTCATGGCAGCCATGCTGGAGCAGCTCGACATCGCTTCAGGCGGCCGCGTCCTTGAGATCGGGACCGGAACCGGCTACAACGCTGCCCTGCTCTGCGTCGGCCTTGGTGACGACGTCGTCACCACCATCGACGTCGATCCCGACCTGGTCGCCGATGCCAGGACTGCCCTCGCCGCCTGCGGCTACACACCCGACACGCGTTGCGGCGATGGGGCCGTGGGAGTGGGCGACAGAGCCCCGTTCGACCGGATCTTGGCCACGTGTGGGGTCGACCGCGTGCCGTCTGCCTGGCTCGCGCAACTGTCCGAAGCGGGTGCGATTCTGGTCAACGTCAGCAAGGGCATTGTGCTGCTGCGTCGTGACGGCAGCGGGGTGTCCGGCCGGTTCCTGAGTCAGGCGGGGTTCATGCCGCTGCGTTCACCGCACGCCGCCGATCCGATTTCGACGTCGCCCCGAGACGTGCTGGCGGCTACAGAGATCACGCCGGACAGCGTGGACTCGATGCCTGCTTCTGCCGTTGCTGGCCTGCCCTTCGTGATGGCCTCGTTCTTCGCCGCACTCGTCGCAGAACGCAGCAGGCTGGTCTCCTCCGGGGCGGAGGCAGACGCACCCGACGCTTACCACTGGACTCATGTCGCGTCGGGCTCCTGGGCCAGGGCGGATCTCGACGCCGACGGCGTGACCATTCGCCAGGCGGGACCGAGGCGACTCTGGACCGAACTCGTGCCCATCCTCGATGCGTGGCATGCGGCAGGCCGCCCCGGTATAGACCGATTCGGGCTGACTGTCACAGCGGGTGGGCGCCACACACTCTGGCTGGACGAACCCGCGAATGTCCTCCGCGATCTCGGCTGA
- a CDS encoding helix-turn-helix domain-containing protein translates to MPGPAIRRRQLGGTLRQLREQRGISPKDAAKYLGVALSTINKIEKGKQAVQVAHVRLLAIFYEIGSPDLDALLRLTEEANERGWWATYGDTVPQWFRDYIGLESDASELRTWHPDLLHGLLQTPAYMRAVITASRPDHPPSEVDRLVELRRARQRILTRHPAPLKLTAVIGEGAVRRLVGGEAVMREQLEHLIELGDGAQIAIRVLPFTVGAHAAMVSPFTLLAFPAEDGEPDAGPEAVYLENERGGLFQERPGDIGRYLTIWRRVEQAAHSSAETRELLASLTAHLRKH, encoded by the coding sequence GTGCCCGGACCAGCTATTCGCCGTCGTCAGCTCGGCGGAACCCTTCGGCAGCTTCGTGAACAGCGCGGCATCAGCCCGAAGGACGCGGCGAAGTACCTCGGTGTGGCGCTCTCGACGATCAACAAGATCGAGAAGGGCAAACAAGCCGTGCAAGTGGCGCACGTCCGGCTACTCGCGATCTTCTATGAGATCGGGTCGCCAGACCTGGATGCGCTCCTCCGGTTGACCGAGGAGGCGAACGAACGTGGCTGGTGGGCGACCTACGGAGACACTGTGCCGCAGTGGTTCCGCGACTACATCGGCCTCGAATCGGATGCTTCGGAGCTGCGCACCTGGCACCCGGACCTCCTGCATGGTCTGTTGCAGACGCCCGCGTACATGCGTGCGGTGATCACCGCGAGCCGTCCGGACCATCCGCCGAGCGAGGTGGACCGTCTGGTCGAGCTTCGCCGGGCACGGCAACGCATCCTTACCAGGCACCCGGCACCGCTCAAGCTGACTGCGGTGATCGGCGAGGGTGCTGTCCGGCGGCTCGTCGGTGGGGAAGCGGTGATGCGCGAGCAGTTGGAGCATCTGATCGAACTCGGAGACGGCGCTCAGATCGCCATCCGCGTGTTGCCTTTCACCGTCGGTGCGCATGCGGCGATGGTCTCGCCGTTCACACTGCTGGCCTTCCCTGCGGAGGACGGGGAGCCCGATGCGGGACCCGAAGCCGTCTATCTGGAGAACGAGCGCGGTGGGCTCTTCCAGGAACGGCCGGGTGACATCGGCAGGTACCTCACCATCTGGCGTCGGGTGGAGCAAGCAGCCCACTCGTCAGCCGAGACTCGCGAGCTACTGGCTAGCCTGACCGCACACCTGCGAAAGCACTGA
- a CDS encoding coenzyme F420-0:L-glutamate ligase, whose translation MTAVPTSGFSAFGLEPFPELQPGDDLAGTISDVLTRTGTELRDGDIVVVASKVVSIAEKRYADLAGITPSPEALGISSRTGKPPEIVQLILDNSTQHFLATERGPIIARHTLGYELTSAGIDRVGTEGAWLLPVDPDASARALRDALTTYTGAVIAVVVADSDGRADRRGATVISIGAAGVGPLRTTEHGGKRQEETFTDLIAAAAGLILGQRGRGAPVAVLRGVSYVPSDEGVAAMLHHRP comes from the coding sequence ATGACTGCCGTCCCGACCTCCGGCTTCTCCGCCTTCGGGCTGGAGCCCTTCCCCGAGCTCCAACCCGGTGACGACCTGGCGGGCACCATCAGCGACGTGCTTACCCGCACCGGAACCGAACTGCGCGACGGGGACATCGTCGTCGTCGCCAGCAAGGTGGTGTCCATCGCGGAGAAGCGCTACGCCGACCTGGCCGGCATCACTCCCAGCCCCGAGGCCCTGGGCATCTCCTCCCGGACCGGCAAGCCCCCCGAGATCGTGCAATTGATCCTGGACAACTCAACACAGCACTTCCTGGCCACGGAACGCGGCCCGATCATCGCCCGGCACACCCTGGGCTACGAGCTCACCTCCGCCGGGATCGACCGCGTCGGCACCGAGGGCGCGTGGCTGTTGCCTGTGGACCCGGACGCCTCCGCCCGCGCCCTGCGCGATGCCCTGACCACCTACACCGGTGCGGTCATCGCCGTGGTGGTCGCGGACTCGGACGGCCGCGCCGACCGGCGCGGCGCTACCGTCATCTCCATCGGAGCGGCTGGCGTAGGCCCCCTGCGGACGACCGAGCACGGCGGAAAGCGGCAGGAGGAGACCTTCACCGACCTGATCGCCGCGGCGGCCGGGCTCATCCTCGGGCAGCGCGGCCGGGGCGCTCCGGTCGCCGTCCTGCGCGGCGTGTCCTACGTGCCGAGTGACGAGGGCGTGGCGGCGATGCTGCACCACCGGCCGTGA
- a CDS encoding MvdC/MvdD family ATP grasp protein → MTAATIAVITRDQDITADLVIAELAARGVAVTRFDVAAFPERLEQVSYLEPGHREWTGTLRDDLHELDLSVLRAIWYRKPAPFVPYHGLSSTERRWAVAEAFHGFGGLLASLNVHWISRPDRIAAAGHKPLQMALAAAAGLTVPPSLLTNSPDAAREFCVAHSGGVIYKPLDGGPGSESGRRVALRAAPVTADDITAGVRRTTHLFQARVPCAYSVRLAVVGRRFFATRIDLPAGTDTVDWRAEHARLQYTPIGVPDDVSAGVSCMLKALGLNFAAPDFVVDHDGRWHFLGDLNPNGQWAWIDALRGPVTVAMADELIGEGPS, encoded by the coding sequence ATGACTGCCGCTACCATCGCTGTGATCACCCGAGACCAGGACATCACGGCAGATCTGGTCATCGCCGAACTTGCTGCCCGTGGGGTTGCGGTCACCCGGTTCGACGTCGCGGCGTTCCCCGAGCGCCTCGAACAGGTTTCCTATCTGGAGCCCGGTCACCGGGAGTGGACGGGAACGCTACGTGACGATCTACATGAGCTGGACCTGTCGGTCCTCCGCGCGATCTGGTATCGGAAACCCGCGCCCTTCGTGCCTTACCACGGGCTGTCTTCGACAGAGCGGAGATGGGCCGTCGCAGAGGCTTTTCACGGCTTCGGCGGCCTGCTTGCCTCCCTCAACGTGCACTGGATCAGCAGGCCGGATCGCATCGCAGCTGCCGGCCACAAGCCGCTGCAGATGGCTCTCGCCGCAGCTGCCGGTCTGACGGTTCCCCCGTCGTTACTCACCAACAGCCCGGACGCGGCTCGGGAATTCTGCGTCGCGCACTCCGGAGGCGTGATCTACAAACCGTTGGATGGCGGACCCGGCAGCGAATCCGGCCGTCGTGTCGCTCTCCGCGCGGCGCCTGTCACTGCCGACGACATCACTGCAGGCGTCCGTCGCACCACGCATCTGTTTCAGGCGCGGGTTCCCTGTGCCTATTCGGTGCGGCTCGCCGTGGTTGGACGACGGTTCTTCGCCACCCGGATCGATCTGCCTGCTGGTACGGACACCGTGGATTGGCGTGCTGAGCACGCCCGTCTTCAGTACACGCCCATCGGCGTACCCGACGATGTGTCGGCTGGGGTCAGCTGCATGCTGAAGGCCCTCGGACTGAACTTCGCAGCGCCTGATTTCGTCGTCGACCACGACGGACGGTGGCACTTCCTCGGCGACCTCAACCCCAATGGCCAGTGGGCGTGGATCGATGCCCTTCGTGGACCCGTCACTGTCGCCATGGCCGACGAACTCATCGGAGAAGGACCATCATGA
- a CDS encoding endonuclease/exonuclease/phosphatase family protein has protein sequence MSGVFTIGTFNYENGGLREDGRIELGPLIETIARCPVDVLMLGECPQYRRDGERPLWEATNRLSELLGGSARYLPFYSQRVGRKNHPMLLVSSDVVEPVQWHDPMVADTGYSVAGFLRARVLGVPMWLSSIHWPGGAGRAEFDRQAAILTERSVKPTIIAGDFNATSSWEKDIRPTDWGAAHLERGSWWKPLQKGRYDTTSGRWVVDTAQLDYLRHDLQFRDFGELADDPTPTTHEQNCSMRIDRIMASTAVPGTLVAGSYRVHRPSDAEAVSDHDYVTAAWDLAPARTVERRQLGSADASRPAGTRTS, from the coding sequence ATGAGTGGTGTGTTCACGATCGGTACGTTCAATTATGAGAACGGTGGGTTGCGGGAGGATGGTCGTATCGAGCTTGGTCCGTTGATCGAGACGATTGCTCGATGTCCGGTGGATGTGTTGATGCTCGGGGAGTGTCCGCAGTATCGCCGTGACGGGGAGCGGCCGCTGTGGGAGGCGACCAACCGACTGTCCGAACTCCTCGGCGGCTCGGCCCGCTATCTGCCGTTCTATTCTCAGCGCGTCGGACGGAAGAACCATCCGATGCTGTTGGTGAGTTCGGATGTCGTGGAGCCCGTGCAGTGGCACGACCCGATGGTCGCCGACACCGGTTACTCGGTGGCCGGATTCCTCCGTGCTCGGGTGCTCGGCGTGCCGATGTGGCTGTCGTCGATCCACTGGCCCGGCGGCGCCGGCCGGGCCGAGTTCGACCGGCAGGCCGCGATCTTGACCGAGCGGTCGGTGAAGCCCACGATCATCGCCGGGGACTTCAACGCCACCAGCTCGTGGGAGAAGGACATCCGCCCCACCGACTGGGGCGCCGCGCATCTCGAGCGCGGATCGTGGTGGAAGCCCCTCCAGAAGGGCCGCTACGACACCACGTCCGGGCGGTGGGTCGTCGACACCGCCCAGCTTGACTACCTGCGCCACGACCTGCAGTTCCGGGACTTCGGCGAGCTGGCCGACGATCCGACACCCACGACTCACGAGCAGAACTGTTCGATGCGCATCGACCGGATCATGGCCTCCACGGCCGTCCCCGGCACGCTGGTAGCAGGCTCGTATCGGGTGCATCGTCCCTCTGATGCCGAGGCCGTCTCCGACCACGACTACGTCACCGCCGCCTGGGACCTCGCCCCCGCCCGCACCGTCGAGCGGCGGCAGCTCGGCAGCGCCGACGCGAGCCGGCCGGCAGGCACGCGAACCAGCTGA